Proteins from one Setaria italica strain Yugu1 chromosome V, Setaria_italica_v2.0, whole genome shotgun sequence genomic window:
- the LOC111257321 gene encoding uncharacterized protein LOC111257321, whose product MFGDWSNFRTETLTFKVVNFSGSYHAILGRPYYAKFMAITNYVYLKLKMPRPKGIIILASKIIVKVDLAEIEKNLLPTVPDSSKGTTAPAFQSDEETKEVEINSNDPTKKAHIGVTLSR is encoded by the exons aTGTTCGGAGACTGGTCAAACTTCAGGACGGAAACCCTCACATTCAAGGTGGTAAACTTCAGTGgctcctaccatgccatcctcggGAGGCCGTACTatgccaagtttatggccataacCAACTACGTCTACCTCAAGCTGAAGATGCCCAGACCAAAGGGCATCATCATC CTCGCCTCCAAGATCATCGTGAAAGTGGACCTGGCGGAGATCGAGAAAAACCTCCTCCCAACTGTCCCCGACTCCAGCAAGGGCACCACTGCGCCGGCATTCCAGTCGGACGAGGAGACCAAGGAAGTAGAGATCAACAGCAATGACCCGACCAAGAAAGCACACATTGGGGTGACCCTCTCCAGATaa
- the LOC106804337 gene encoding uncharacterized protein LOC106804337: protein MILQGLKPRIYDKLKKFYDKLKKFAGRWVAELPSMLWSLRTMPNKSTGFTPFFMTYSVEAMLPTELDYGSPRVRTYQEEQSEQGRQDNLDMLDEARGVALIQLAKYQQNLRRYHSRRIPKMSTNCRHHGKDPSSSQRCYAQARTASKMM, encoded by the coding sequence ATGATATTGCAAGGGCTGAAGCCTCGCATATATGACAAGCTCAAGAAGTTCTACGACAAGCTCAAGAAGTTCGCCGGGCGATGGGTAGCTGAGCTCCCCTCCATGCTCTGGAGCTTGAGAACAATGCCCAACAAGTCAACAGGCTTCACCCCCTTCTTCATGACCTACAGTGTTGAGGCAATGCTCCCAACGGAGCTAGACTACGGCTCACCAAGGGTGCGCACATACCAAGAAGAACAATCAGAGCAAGGACGTCAAGACAACCTCGACATGCTAGACGAGGCTCGAGGCGTAGCCCTGATTCAGTTGGCAAAATACCAACAAAATTTGCGACGATATCACAGCAGGCGTATTCCAAAGATGAGCACAAATTGTCGCCACCATGGGAAGGACCCTTCATCATCGCAGAGGTGCTATGCCCAGGCGCGTACCGCCTCAAAGATGATGTAG